From the genome of Gammaproteobacteria bacterium:
ACTGGCCGCAAGGCCCGATGGCGGACGATGCGCTGTACTGGATGGGTGAGGCCAATTATTTCAAGCGCGACTACAATGCCGCACTTGGCAGCTACCAGGATTTGCTGAGCCGTTTTCCGCGCTCGGAGCGCGCGCCGGACGCCTTGCTCAAGGTCGGGTTCTCGCAGCTTGAGTTGAAGCAGACCGCCACCGGTCGAGCGACGCTCGAACGCGTGACGCGCGAATATCCCGATTCCACGGCCGCCGGACTCGCGCGTCAGCGACTGCAGCAGGGATGACGTGACGGCAACAGCGACCGCGACCCCCGTCGCCGCAGCCGCAGCTCAGGCC
Proteins encoded in this window:
- the ybgF gene encoding tol-pal system protein YbgF — its product is WPQGPMADDALYWMGEANYFKRDYNAALGSYQDLLSRFPRSERAPDALLKVGFSQLELKQTATGRATLERVTREYPDSTAAGLARQRLQQG